A part of Capsicum annuum cultivar UCD-10X-F1 chromosome 6, UCD10Xv1.1, whole genome shotgun sequence genomic DNA contains:
- the LOC124899256 gene encoding non-specific lipid transfer protein GPI-anchored 5-like, whose protein sequence is MSKMASRWNKASIALVALLVIVSMISRGAMAQSNCMNALFSMYSCLSYVTGSTPKTPSSSCCSALSGVLQSQPRCLCTIANGGGSSLGVQINQTLALALPAACNLQTPPVSRCYAGNGPAMSPMSMGSPVGSPDGLDETVDPPMPGFEENWEYHPVNL, encoded by the exons ATGTCAAAAATGGCATCAAGATGGAACAAAGCTAGCATTGCTTTAGTTGCATTATTAGTAATAGTGAGCATGATTTCAAGAGGAGCAATGGCTCAATCCAACTGCATGAATGCATTGTTTAGCATGTATTCATGCCTTAGCTATGTCACTGGATCAACTCCAAAAACGCCGTCGAGCTCTTGCTGCTCCGCTCTCTCGGGGGTGCTGCAATCGCAGCCTAGGTGCCTTTGCACCATTGCTAATGGCGGTGGTTCGTCGTTAGGCGTGCAAATTAATCAAACTCTTGCGCTCGCGTTGCCTGCTGCATGCAACCTCCAAACTCCTCCTGTCAGTAGATGTTATG CTGGAAATGGACCGGCAATGTCTCCTATGTCAATGGGTTCTCCAGTGGGTTCGCCAGATGGTTTGGACGAGACCGTGGATCCTCCAATGCCAG